A genomic segment from Flavobacterium sp. 9R encodes:
- a CDS encoding endonuclease, whose product MKQIYSLLLVVLFSVSFAQAPAGYYSTATGTGYTLKTQLYNIIKDHTVIDYAGLYVTYQTSDIDNFFEKDGSVLDMYSENPAGTDPYNYSIAATQRCGNYTNEGDCYNREHIIPQSVFNELSPMVSDAHFITPTDGKVNGIRSNYPHSVVVTPSQTTLNGSKLGTSTTAGYSGLVFEPIDEFKGDIARMYFYFATRYENTVAGYNYAMFNNTSNQVFTTAFLNQLLAWHNQDPVSAREIARNNAIYARQNNRNPFIDNPTYVTEIWKSGTVDTEAPTAPTNLVVTETTTNSATLTWTASTDNVGVTGYDVYVNGTLKTSVTGVTTTITGLAAETTYTFYLIARDADRNSSVASASVTGTTKAPAAGTTACASEDFQTIPANATSYATQTWTNAGITWTATDARTDQTLNSRAITIRNGSLTSSSVANGIKDLTVTTQLIFTGTAGTFKLNVNGTEVGTIPYSATSTTTTISGINVTGNVVISITGNSSTSNRVRFDDLSWSCNTILTVDELEKESFAIYPNPSNGTVKINFENANDKHDVIIFSVSGQKVFEKEYNNTAAAAVNNLQKGFYLVTVTKEGKSTTKKLIVN is encoded by the coding sequence ATGAAACAAATCTACTCCCTACTATTAGTAGTACTCTTTTCAGTGAGTTTTGCCCAAGCTCCAGCTGGATACTATTCGACCGCAACGGGTACAGGCTACACGCTAAAAACTCAATTATACAACATTATTAAAGACCATACTGTTATTGATTATGCAGGGTTATATGTCACCTATCAAACTTCTGATATTGACAATTTTTTCGAAAAAGACGGTTCCGTTTTAGATATGTATTCTGAAAATCCTGCAGGAACAGACCCTTATAACTACAGCATTGCAGCTACTCAAAGATGTGGAAATTATACCAACGAAGGTGATTGTTATAACAGAGAACACATTATTCCGCAATCCGTTTTTAATGAGCTTTCACCAATGGTTTCTGATGCGCATTTCATTACGCCAACCGATGGAAAAGTTAACGGAATCCGTTCTAACTATCCGCATTCTGTAGTTGTAACGCCTTCACAAACTACCTTAAATGGAAGCAAACTGGGAACAAGCACAACAGCAGGTTATAGTGGACTTGTTTTTGAGCCCATCGATGAATTCAAAGGAGATATTGCTAGAATGTATTTTTATTTTGCTACCCGTTATGAAAATACAGTAGCGGGCTACAACTATGCAATGTTCAACAATACCAGCAATCAAGTTTTTACCACTGCTTTTTTAAATCAATTATTAGCTTGGCATAATCAAGACCCCGTAAGCGCAAGGGAAATTGCAAGAAACAACGCCATATATGCCAGACAAAACAATAGAAATCCCTTCATTGACAACCCAACCTATGTAACCGAAATTTGGAAATCAGGTACCGTTGATACTGAAGCTCCAACTGCTCCAACTAATCTAGTAGTAACCGAAACTACGACCAATTCTGCAACTTTAACTTGGACTGCTTCAACAGATAATGTGGGAGTTACAGGCTATGATGTATATGTAAATGGTACTTTAAAAACTTCAGTAACTGGGGTAACCACAACCATCACTGGTTTAGCAGCTGAGACAACTTATACCTTTTATTTAATTGCTAGAGACGCTGATAGAAATTCTTCTGTAGCGAGTGCTTCTGTAACTGGAACTACGAAAGCGCCTGCCGCTGGAACAACCGCTTGTGCTTCTGAAGATTTTCAAACCATTCCCGCCAATGCTACTTCTTATGCCACTCAAACCTGGACTAATGCAGGAATCACTTGGACGGCAACCGATGCAAGAACCGACCAAACTTTAAATTCTAGAGCAATCACTATCAGAAATGGTTCACTTACGTCCTCTTCTGTGGCTAATGGAATCAAAGATTTAACGGTTACTACTCAACTTATTTTTACTGGAACGGCAGGAACATTTAAACTCAACGTAAATGGAACTGAAGTAGGAACAATTCCCTATAGTGCTACTTCAACTACAACAACTATTTCTGGAATTAATGTAACTGGAAACGTAGTAATCAGCATAACTGGAAATAGCTCTACTTCTAATCGAGTACGATTTGATGACCTGTCTTGGAGTTGCAACACAATACTTACAGTGGATGAATTAGAAAAAGAAAGTTTTGCGATTTATCCTAATCCTTCTAATGGAACGGTAAAAATCAATTTTGAAAATGCTAACGACAAACACGACGTTATCATATTTTCAGTTTCGGGACAAAAAGTTTTTGAAAAAGAATACAATAACACAGCTGCAGCGGCTGTAAATAATCTTCAAAAAGGATTTTATTTGGTTACCGTAACAAAGGAAGGAAAATCAACAACCAAAAAGCTAATTGTAAATTAG
- a CDS encoding PaaI family thioesterase, with amino-acid sequence MEIDKEKMLQFCNDFSKNTLMETLNIEYIDAGEGFLVAKMPVNSTVHQPMGLLHGGASVALAESVGSAASHFFINPKEQEVRGIEISANHLKSIREGVVFGTAKIIHKGKTVHLWEIKITDEAGNLISLCKLTNMVLQKKP; translated from the coding sequence ATGGAAATAGACAAAGAAAAAATGCTCCAATTTTGCAATGACTTTTCGAAGAATACGTTGATGGAGACCTTAAATATAGAATATATAGATGCTGGCGAAGGTTTTTTGGTGGCCAAAATGCCAGTCAATTCCACAGTACATCAGCCTATGGGATTGTTGCACGGTGGTGCTTCAGTGGCTTTGGCAGAAAGCGTTGGGAGTGCGGCTTCCCACTTTTTTATCAATCCTAAAGAGCAAGAAGTTCGCGGGATTGAAATCTCGGCCAATCATCTAAAAAGCATACGCGAAGGAGTAGTTTTCGGCACCGCCAAAATTATTCATAAAGGTAAAACCGTACATTTATGGGAAATAAAAATCACCGACGAAGCCGGAAATTTGATTTCCTTATGTAAATTGACCAATATGGTTTTGCAAAAAAAGCCTTAA
- a CDS encoding isochorismate synthase — MIDFFIKVQQQIALNLPFVIYHKPNKSKLIGFFQKNDHLFFVDDFKESGFVFSPFNGNQMILIPLKESVKWETIVPTVDFEETKGTSSDENQEAKNHFLALIEKGVETIKKGIFDKVVLSRQEEVNVSNFDVVTTFEKLIALYPTAFTYCWFHPKIGLWMGATPERLLKANKSKFYTTALAGTQIFDPKKRTAVWGNKEQKEQQYVTDSILDSLKNHTSEIVLSSPYTIQAGKLLHINTDIEGVLKRSSSLKEVVSVLHPTPAVCGLPKQQAKDFILANEGYDRSYYTGFLGELNVKGDYLNKPKSHLFVNLRCMQIKQSEDKSDTAKAYLYMGCGITLESIPEKEWEESVNKSMTMKRVLDKMEQ, encoded by the coding sequence ATGATTGATTTTTTTATAAAAGTACAGCAGCAAATTGCCTTAAACTTACCTTTCGTTATCTATCACAAACCTAATAAGAGTAAGTTAATAGGCTTTTTTCAAAAAAATGACCACTTGTTTTTCGTAGATGATTTTAAAGAAAGTGGATTTGTTTTTTCACCTTTCAATGGGAATCAGATGATTTTGATTCCACTCAAGGAGTCTGTTAAATGGGAAACGATTGTGCCAACCGTTGACTTTGAAGAAACAAAAGGTACTTCTTCAGATGAAAATCAGGAGGCGAAAAATCATTTTTTAGCACTAATTGAAAAAGGAGTCGAAACGATTAAAAAAGGAATTTTTGATAAAGTAGTTTTGTCTCGACAAGAAGAAGTTAATGTATCTAATTTTGATGTTGTTACTACTTTCGAAAAATTAATTGCTTTGTATCCTACTGCTTTTACGTATTGTTGGTTTCATCCCAAAATAGGGCTTTGGATGGGGGCTACACCTGAACGATTGTTGAAAGCGAACAAATCTAAGTTTTACACCACTGCTTTGGCTGGAACGCAAATTTTTGACCCTAAAAAACGAACGGCAGTTTGGGGAAATAAGGAACAAAAAGAGCAACAATATGTTACGGATTCTATTTTAGATAGTCTTAAAAACCATACTTCTGAGATTGTACTTTCGAGTCCTTACACAATTCAAGCAGGAAAGTTACTACATATCAACACAGATATCGAAGGCGTACTAAAACGAAGTTCGAGTTTGAAAGAAGTGGTTTCGGTTTTGCATCCAACTCCCGCCGTTTGCGGATTACCCAAGCAGCAAGCCAAAGATTTTATTTTGGCTAATGAAGGCTATGACCGTAGTTATTATACTGGTTTTTTGGGTGAGCTAAATGTAAAAGGAGATTATTTGAATAAACCAAAATCTCATTTATTTGTAAATTTGCGTTGTATGCAAATTAAGCAAAGTGAAGACAAATCCGATACAGCAAAAGCGTATTTATATATGGGTTGCGGCATTACTTTAGAAAGTATTCCAGAGAAAGAATGGGAGGAAAGTGTCAACAAATCGATGACGATGAAAAGGGTCTTAGACAAAATGGAACAATAG
- the bshB1 gene encoding bacillithiol biosynthesis deacetylase BshB1 yields MKLDILAFGAHPDDVELGCAGTILKEVALGKKVGIVDLTRGELGTRGSAEIRDKEAAAAAAILGVSVRENLAFRDGFFVNDEAHQLEIIKMIRKYQPEIVLCNAVDDRHIDHPKGSQLVSDACFLSGLIRIATSLDGEGQKAWRPKVVYHYMQWKNIVPDFVVDITGYVEQKTAAILAYSSQFYDPNSKEPESPISSKNFLESLNYRSRDLGRLTGLEHAEGFTAERYLAVNSLSDLK; encoded by the coding sequence ATGAAACTAGATATATTAGCTTTTGGTGCCCATCCAGACGACGTAGAGTTGGGCTGCGCAGGCACTATTTTAAAAGAAGTCGCTTTAGGAAAAAAAGTAGGCATCGTAGATTTGACAAGAGGGGAGTTGGGCACACGTGGTTCAGCCGAAATTAGAGACAAAGAAGCCGCAGCTGCTGCTGCAATTTTAGGAGTTTCAGTACGCGAGAATTTAGCGTTTCGAGATGGCTTTTTTGTAAATGACGAAGCACACCAACTCGAAATCATAAAAATGATTCGCAAATACCAACCCGAAATCGTGTTGTGTAATGCTGTTGATGACCGTCATATCGACCATCCCAAAGGAAGCCAACTGGTTTCGGATGCGTGTTTTTTATCAGGATTGATTCGGATTGCGACCAGTTTAGATGGCGAAGGACAAAAAGCGTGGCGTCCCAAAGTAGTATACCATTATATGCAATGGAAAAACATTGTGCCAGATTTCGTAGTCGATATTACGGGTTATGTGGAGCAAAAAACAGCGGCTATTTTGGCCTATAGTTCTCAGTTTTACGACCCCAATTCTAAAGAACCCGAATCACCGATTTCGAGTAAAAACTTTTTGGAAAGCTTGAATTATCGTTCCCGAGATTTAGGACGTTTAACAGGACTCGAACACGCCGAAGGTTTTACTGCCGAAAGGTATTTGGCTGTCAATAGCTTAAGTGATTTGAAGTAA
- a CDS encoding YciI family protein — protein MTEYLLLFRNASADNGYLATSQDMAEDMPKWQSWIGNIAMQGKLVHTAPVHYDASIVTNNIVKVGPHKESDSVLVSGFLICKSDNLEEVQEWSKTCPIFKYPNSSVEIRPLIPFPTN, from the coding sequence ATGACAGAGTATTTATTATTATTTCGAAACGCAAGTGCCGACAATGGGTACTTGGCAACTTCACAAGATATGGCCGAAGATATGCCCAAATGGCAATCTTGGATTGGCAATATCGCAATGCAAGGAAAATTGGTTCATACAGCGCCAGTTCATTATGACGCCTCAATTGTAACTAACAATATCGTTAAAGTTGGTCCTCACAAAGAATCAGATAGTGTTTTGGTTTCAGGTTTTTTAATCTGTAAATCTGACAATTTAGAAGAAGTGCAAGAATGGAGTAAGACTTGCCCAATTTTTAAATATCCAAACAGTTCGGTAGAAATAAGACCACTTATACCGTTTCCAACAAATTAA
- a CDS encoding Crp/Fnr family transcriptional regulator produces MIEVLRNHITSRLGNDIANLDKVLSSFKHIKTKRNEQLLQQGEPCQYVYFIAKGCLQIYVYDKDFNETTRDIVIEDNWCSELLSFGSGKPATENIRTVEPCELFAIDRQSFQTMMETVPQFDKVYKQILEASYANSVYRINTFVALTALERIKWLMEYRPLLMTRLSSKLIASYLGINKDVFSRLKTKL; encoded by the coding sequence ATGATAGAAGTTTTACGCAACCATATAACTAGCAGGCTTGGAAACGACATTGCCAATTTAGACAAGGTTCTTTCTTCTTTCAAACACATTAAAACGAAAAGAAACGAGCAGCTTTTACAACAAGGCGAACCTTGTCAATACGTTTACTTTATTGCCAAAGGATGTTTGCAGATTTATGTTTACGACAAAGACTTCAACGAAACCACTAGGGACATTGTAATTGAAGACAATTGGTGTTCTGAACTTTTAAGTTTTGGAAGCGGCAAGCCTGCAACAGAAAATATTAGAACAGTTGAGCCCTGTGAACTTTTTGCAATTGACAGACAATCGTTTCAAACAATGATGGAGACCGTTCCGCAGTTTGACAAAGTTTACAAACAAATCCTTGAAGCATCTTATGCGAACTCCGTTTATCGCATTAACACTTTTGTTGCTTTGACAGCATTGGAAAGGATAAAGTGGTTAATGGAATACCGCCCTTTGCTAATGACAAGACTTTCAAGCAAACTAATTGCTTCCTATTTAGGCATCAACAAAGACGTTTTTAGCCGACTTAAAACCAAATTATAA
- a CDS encoding M28 family metallopeptidase, whose translation MIQKALVCAVLVCLSCTAQNKTKAAPIQKYLATITQTDLKKHLTIVASDEMEGRDTGTEGQKKAGRYLIEQYKKNGISFPDGATDYYQKVPAEFMNTRYGSKLNDSENIWAFIKGTEKPEEILVISAHYDHVGVKNGDVYNGADDDGSGTVALLEIAQAFQLAKKQGHGPKRSILILHVTGEEHGLHGSRYYAKNPLFPLKNTIADINIDMIGRRDFDHPKTNNYVYVIGADRLSSQLHEITVAANEKYTKLDLDFKYNDKKDPNHFYERSDHYNFAKNGIPSVFLFNGVHEDYHKKTDEVSKIEFDALAKRTQLAFAMAWELANRPERIVVDKPLQ comes from the coding sequence ATGATTCAAAAAGCACTAGTATGCGCTGTACTTGTTTGCCTTTCATGTACGGCACAAAACAAAACCAAAGCAGCTCCTATACAAAAATACCTGGCTACCATTACCCAAACCGACCTAAAAAAACACCTGACTATCGTGGCATCCGACGAAATGGAAGGACGTGACACAGGAACCGAAGGCCAAAAAAAAGCCGGTCGTTATCTCATCGAACAATACAAAAAAAATGGCATTTCGTTTCCCGATGGTGCTACCGACTATTACCAAAAAGTACCCGCCGAGTTCATGAACACCCGTTACGGATCAAAACTCAATGATTCCGAAAACATTTGGGCATTCATCAAGGGGACTGAAAAACCAGAGGAAATCTTGGTCATTTCTGCCCATTACGACCATGTTGGCGTTAAAAATGGTGACGTTTACAACGGTGCCGACGACGATGGCTCAGGAACCGTGGCACTTTTAGAAATCGCACAAGCCTTTCAACTGGCAAAAAAACAAGGTCACGGGCCTAAACGTTCCATCTTAATTTTGCATGTAACAGGCGAAGAACACGGCTTGCACGGTTCTCGTTATTATGCCAAAAACCCATTATTTCCTTTAAAAAATACCATTGCCGACATCAATATTGACATGATTGGACGTCGCGATTTCGACCATCCCAAAACCAACAATTACGTTTATGTCATTGGTGCCGATAGATTGTCGAGTCAACTACACGAAATCACTGTGGCAGCCAACGAAAAATACACCAAATTGGATTTGGATTTCAAATACAACGACAAGAAGGATCCCAATCATTTTTATGAGCGTTCCGACCATTACAACTTCGCCAAAAATGGCATTCCGTCGGTATTTTTGTTCAATGGCGTACACGAAGACTACCATAAAAAAACCGATGAAGTCAGTAAAATCGAGTTTGATGCCCTAGCCAAAAGAACCCAATTGGCCTTTGCTATGGCTTGGGAATTGGCCAACAGACCCGAACGCATCGTAGTAGACAAACCTTTACAATAG
- a CDS encoding dienelactone hydrolase family protein, whose translation MRNITVLFLTLLFCSLSSNAQLKAISYQDGNQKLNGFAIQPKKKSSQKPGILILPAWKGIDDHSKQTAIELSNLGYHAFIADIYGEGNYPKDNTEAGKNAGYYKKNTDLYQKRISLALAQLIQSGANADNIAVIGFCFGGTGALEAARGNMNIKGVVSFHGGLGKDAARATAPIQAKVLACHGADDPFVPKEEIAAFQQEMRDAKADWEMIYYANAVHSFTDPNAGNDNSKGAAYNEKAAKRSFEHMQLFLNEILKK comes from the coding sequence ATGAGAAATATAACTGTCCTATTCTTAACGCTACTATTTTGTAGTCTATCAAGTAATGCCCAATTAAAAGCCATTTCTTATCAAGATGGCAATCAAAAACTAAACGGCTTTGCTATTCAACCCAAGAAAAAAAGCAGCCAAAAACCAGGAATCCTGATTCTTCCCGCGTGGAAAGGTATTGATGACCATTCCAAACAAACCGCTATCGAATTATCAAATCTAGGGTACCACGCCTTTATTGCTGATATTTACGGCGAAGGAAACTACCCAAAAGACAATACCGAAGCTGGGAAAAATGCAGGTTATTACAAAAAGAACACCGATTTGTATCAAAAAAGAATTAGCCTAGCCTTGGCACAACTCATTCAATCTGGCGCTAATGCTGATAATATTGCCGTTATTGGTTTTTGCTTTGGAGGAACAGGCGCTTTAGAAGCTGCAAGAGGCAATATGAACATCAAAGGAGTGGTATCCTTTCACGGCGGCTTAGGTAAAGATGCAGCCCGTGCCACTGCTCCAATCCAAGCTAAAGTTTTAGCTTGTCACGGTGCCGATGATCCCTTTGTACCCAAAGAAGAAATTGCAGCCTTTCAACAAGAAATGCGCGATGCCAAAGCCGATTGGGAAATGATTTATTATGCCAATGCCGTGCACTCCTTTACCGATCCAAACGCAGGAAACGACAACTCCAAAGGAGCTGCTTACAATGAAAAAGCTGCAAAACGTTCCTTCGAACACATGCAACTTTTCTTAAACGAAATTTTAAAAAAATAA
- a CDS encoding penicillin acylase family protein produces the protein MKTQHYWAIVWMLLLSPMTSIWAQQLTASEIKRMEQQAKQVTIIRDNWGIAHVYGKTDADAVFGMLYAQCEDDFKRVEMNYIDKLGRLAEVKGAGVLYNDLETRLLIDAEEAKADYKKAAPWLKKLMNSYADAINYYLYKHPEVKPLLLTRFEPWFPLLWTDGSIGAISTADLTTGELKAFYSGNNDKVAYVERDVNVQTGSNGFAIAPSKSTSGNALLYINPHTTFYFRPEIQISSQEGLNAYGAVTWGQFFIYQGFNENCGWMHTSSNVDVADMYAEKIVEQKGKLFYEYDGKLLPVKEKNIVLKYLDKGQLASKTIKTYFTIHGPIMAKRDGKWISLKSKNRNMESLVQSWVRTKSKDFKDYQKAMDLKANTSNNTVYADNKGNIAYWHGNFIPMRDKSLNWAKVVDGTTSKTQWKGLHPVSEIVHLYNPSNGWLQNCNSTPYSVAGNNSPKESNYLPYMAPDGENFRGINAVRIFSQDKKYTLDNLIADGYDTKLSAFEVLLPALIANFEKDAQAQEPKFKDLEAPIQVLKNWNYYSNVNSVATTLANEWAFKLNPILQKVYIDEGEKDQVENMSEFAKTAGIDDMLPQLREVIQELRTKFGKWEIPWGDINRFQRPSGDIDLTYDDNQESLAMGTASVLWGSLPAFKSSYQNNSKKRYGYNGNSFICAVEFGPKIKAKSLLAGGNSGDPNSKHFFDQAKMYQNAQFKDVLFYKDDVQKNAEKTYHPGE, from the coding sequence ATGAAAACACAACACTATTGGGCGATTGTTTGGATGCTACTATTGAGTCCAATGACTTCGATTTGGGCACAACAATTAACTGCTTCAGAAATAAAACGAATGGAGCAACAAGCCAAACAAGTCACCATCATCAGAGACAATTGGGGCATTGCTCACGTATACGGCAAGACCGATGCTGATGCCGTTTTTGGTATGTTGTACGCGCAATGCGAAGACGACTTTAAGCGTGTCGAAATGAACTATATCGATAAGTTAGGACGTTTGGCCGAAGTAAAAGGCGCTGGCGTTTTGTACAACGATTTAGAAACCCGTTTACTTATTGACGCTGAAGAAGCCAAAGCCGATTACAAAAAAGCGGCGCCTTGGCTCAAAAAATTAATGAACAGTTATGCCGATGCCATCAACTATTACTTGTACAAGCATCCTGAAGTAAAACCATTATTGCTGACTCGTTTTGAACCTTGGTTTCCTTTGCTTTGGACCGACGGCAGTATTGGCGCGATTAGCACCGCCGACTTAACTACTGGTGAATTGAAAGCTTTTTACTCTGGCAATAACGACAAAGTAGCTTATGTAGAACGAGATGTAAATGTACAAACGGGTTCTAATGGATTTGCCATTGCACCTTCAAAATCAACTTCGGGAAATGCGCTTTTGTACATCAATCCACACACAACTTTTTATTTCAGACCCGAAATCCAAATCAGCAGCCAAGAAGGATTGAATGCCTACGGAGCCGTGACTTGGGGACAATTTTTTATTTACCAAGGTTTTAATGAAAACTGTGGCTGGATGCATACGTCTTCGAATGTAGATGTAGCCGATATGTATGCAGAAAAAATAGTTGAGCAAAAAGGTAAACTTTTTTATGAATACGATGGAAAATTATTGCCAGTAAAAGAAAAAAATATCGTTCTTAAATATTTAGATAAAGGACAATTGGCCTCCAAAACCATCAAGACGTATTTTACGATTCACGGTCCGATTATGGCTAAGCGAGACGGAAAATGGATCAGCTTGAAATCCAAAAACCGCAATATGGAAAGTTTGGTCCAAAGTTGGGTGAGAACCAAATCAAAGGATTTCAAGGACTATCAAAAAGCGATGGATTTAAAAGCCAACACGTCTAACAATACTGTGTATGCAGACAACAAAGGGAACATTGCCTATTGGCACGGGAACTTTATTCCGATGCGCGACAAAAGCCTCAATTGGGCAAAAGTAGTCGATGGAACCACATCCAAAACCCAATGGAAAGGTTTGCATCCAGTATCTGAAATCGTGCATTTGTACAACCCTAGTAACGGATGGCTCCAAAATTGCAACTCCACGCCCTATTCTGTAGCAGGTAACAACAGCCCAAAAGAATCCAACTATTTGCCTTATATGGCGCCTGACGGGGAAAACTTTAGAGGAATCAATGCCGTTCGTATTTTTAGCCAAGACAAAAAATACACCTTAGACAATTTGATTGCAGATGGTTACGACACCAAATTATCAGCTTTTGAAGTGTTACTTCCTGCTTTGATTGCCAATTTTGAAAAAGACGCTCAAGCCCAAGAACCCAAATTCAAAGATTTAGAAGCTCCTATTCAAGTGTTGAAAAATTGGAATTATTATTCGAATGTAAATTCTGTGGCGACTACCTTGGCCAATGAATGGGCGTTCAAATTGAATCCAATTTTGCAAAAAGTCTACATTGACGAAGGTGAAAAAGACCAAGTAGAGAATATGTCCGAGTTTGCCAAAACTGCTGGCATTGATGATATGTTACCACAATTGCGAGAAGTTATACAAGAACTGCGAACTAAATTTGGAAAATGGGAAATTCCGTGGGGAGACATTAACCGTTTTCAACGTCCATCGGGAGACATAGATTTAACCTATGACGACAACCAAGAAAGCTTAGCTATGGGCACCGCTTCTGTATTGTGGGGAAGTTTACCTGCTTTCAAAAGTTCGTATCAAAACAACAGCAAAAAACGCTATGGTTACAACGGTAACAGCTTTATTTGCGCGGTTGAATTTGGTCCAAAAATAAAAGCCAAGTCTTTATTGGCAGGAGGAAATTCAGGAGACCCTAACTCGAAACACTTTTTTGACCAAGCCAAAATGTATCAAAACGCTCAATTCAAAGACGTTTTATTCTACAAAGATGACGTCCAAAAAAATGCTGAGAAAACCTATCATCCTGGTGAGTAA
- a CDS encoding cyanophycinase produces the protein MQLPKVRLNQLFITLLLLSTTIVEAQKNKGKLFIIGGGKRSDVLMNQMLKVADLKTKDFIVVLPMSSEEPDSAYIYFKKQLSKLTPHPIVMLNFDKTSSQNKVLTDSLQKAKLIFISGGDQTRFMGVVRGTPIYDAIHKAHQNGSTIAGTSAGAAVMCENMITGNQKLETKYTETFDNIRYDNLEINSGLGLVKNVIIDQHFLKRSRYNRLLTGLVDFPNHVGIGIDESTGIVVRDKNIEVVGESEVIVVKNPKEIKKAPKNHLVSIKSLEMSVLIEGQKFNIQ, from the coding sequence ATGCAATTGCCAAAAGTAAGACTAAACCAGCTTTTTATTACCCTACTTTTACTATCAACCACTATAGTTGAAGCTCAAAAAAACAAAGGAAAATTATTCATCATTGGTGGCGGAAAACGCTCTGATGTATTGATGAATCAAATGCTAAAAGTAGCTGATTTAAAAACCAAAGATTTTATTGTAGTGCTTCCAATGTCCAGTGAAGAACCTGATAGTGCCTATATTTATTTCAAAAAACAATTAAGTAAATTAACCCCACATCCTATCGTGATGCTCAATTTTGACAAAACCAGCAGTCAAAATAAAGTTCTTACCGATTCGCTTCAAAAAGCCAAACTCATCTTCATAAGCGGTGGAGATCAAACCCGTTTTATGGGAGTAGTTCGCGGAACTCCGATTTATGATGCCATTCACAAAGCGCATCAAAACGGCAGTACTATTGCAGGAACTAGTGCTGGTGCAGCTGTGATGTGCGAAAATATGATTACTGGCAACCAAAAATTAGAAACCAAATACACCGAAACTTTTGATAATATCCGTTATGACAATCTTGAAATCAACTCAGGTTTGGGCTTAGTAAAAAACGTAATTATTGACCAGCATTTTCTAAAAAGAAGTCGTTACAATCGCTTACTGACAGGCTTAGTCGATTTTCCAAATCACGTTGGAATTGGAATTGACGAAAGTACCGGCATTGTCGTGAGAGACAAAAACATAGAAGTCGTAGGCGAAAGCGAAGTCATCGTGGTTAAAAATCCTAAAGAAATCAAGAAAGCTCCAAAGAATCATCTCGTTAGCATCAAATCTTTAGAGATGAGCGTTTTGATTGAAGGTCAAAAATTTAATATTCAATAA